The Diabrotica virgifera virgifera chromosome 10, PGI_DIABVI_V3a genome has a window encoding:
- the LOC114329553 gene encoding vitellogenin: MWSQVVLCMLVGLAYATNTPSWTDNQEYVYQVRGRTLTGLMDVSDEYSGIFLKSKLRIQTRGDGKLQGSIENPQYTQIHTTLDDGWDAEVPEEELSWKPLPMSSKPFQIQMENGKIEKLILNRDLNNWEANMIKSIVSLFQLNTNGENTLPSPLNSLPEHGSNSGVFLTMEDTILGETETLYKIRPVPEHTLLSNEKEARFVELKQKRQQNGDLIEVIKHEDFTNNRELPAYVYGFGDYLLPNKAATNQMGTYFSRDSSSRAILAGNLNHHDVLFTSTKNTILISPSVNDEQKGAVYSYLEATMEDVKSGTQKIGEVNQAVHLENLVYSYNQPFSKDNHVEGDENQNQRNQRTSDAYRYSSGEEEYEDRDSYKRLSHRRYQRSLAKKYGPKNDNSEENLQNQPRINEAPESPLLTLTTGYKGMSIKNSVNVVKEAEKLIKKIASDLQDQEKDHHEKTLERFVNLETLMRLMNFDELKQVSDKVMRQSRNAQEAATSAVTRDVIAQTGTGPALLVIQEWIQEGKIEGEEASQVVIVAFSSVRLPTMEHLRTAFKLVKHQKVEDQFPLNNTALTGFTDLLRKAVIQKNVAKSEYPVNSFGRFRTEESKQFVREEVMPYLKEKLQKAVQRAETHRIHAYIRAVGNLPDPRILEIFEPFLEGKQQSSQFQRLLMVLAMGKLTETHPEDALAVFFRIYQNPAEHQAVRIAAVFHIMRSRPTPQILQVMASNTNNEDNDYVNAVVKQSIEELTELEAPEFAYIRSIAKGAQPLLTDKEFPAQFGGNYIRDYVIEELNTLYKTSTQIIPSKDEYVPKGFRYTMRANFNGLYQKLINMQAIVSSVDDLMAVAYQKTQSFAEQQQQQQQRAQEQLNNPWSSQNIAKLLNLKAEEREQLEAYWYLELRGTPVGMYGFDNTTMNQLPKLLSTMESAMSKGKQINLFKLINDQEMAIAVPTAMGIPFLYTYDSPMLVKVQGQVGGQVKPQLVQNQKIQTPENIQLQATIRATVSGKTQGRVTVIVPFEREQYISGYDKHWEANTPKLSIQLNVNLEKQEVKAEVELKPEGKEGKVKFLHFRSWPYTAKSDVTDLEPLSAQKSTREIVPDNMHAFKTTVGQKSVGLALEVEVKHERKFIHSELINRLFSQNGVIDGAKALWDVNILQSSEINVNLDAEQSSVRKIILRSRYDQDYQQKGESPKSEYRLNEKMSQSQRQQEIMDAVASGINSVSVNSLDTIIELKGEKTIQYLLTGAVAKSNVDPKSNVRICFKRSSQDKELKDYEAHFVSESMIPNTNALDLQYSLSKNEPKIDTKMQLVFGPSKESKKSKIVAEIKHRRSEERKQYLKELPLYEQCKQEMKESNKQLFSCTNLTMDSNLLDRIEVKLQSQNLKPELLEAIEMTYEAARFELLPSLQIKNKQQSVQPNSAEMDIKFHPDLSFVNVTVRTQNQKVSAKNIEVNDNVRIIAVAHPVFNLRDRVLSKLLGGDTFRDFCTVDRSAVNTFSNRTYDAELSNKWTVMAQYIPKLPRQSGQQQPQESAHKQLQNQLENYVVLVRQSKQSGKKELQIVLSSPRSDFETISILLEPNQGQQSKARVSVNGQKIQVNDKQSNDIKDGYIQIYELPNGEVKAEIDGVFYVIYDGERVRMTAVNGKMKNAIRGICGQFNDQDSEDFLTSETCIARKPHKFVKSFEVEGDEGKQVRKEFAGSSSQCVEMQVPLYINVITDENARRNSQDRSSKNSQYYSGKSSYRGSSRVSSRGSSRDSSEKGSEEDNDCLFHQTRYVFQGGKICFSTKPLPSCRSHCQPRDQRKKSVGVHCIQKSDVAMLWKKQVDKGNSPDFSQKKEHTTLKFEVPESCSA; encoded by the exons ATGTGGTCGCAAGTTGTCCTCTGTATGTTAG tgGGCCTTGCCTACGCAACAAATACCCCTTCATGGACCGATAACCAGGAATATGTTTACCAAGTCCGCGGACGGACTTTAACAGGACTTATGGACGTTTCTGATGAGTACTCCGGTATTTTTTTGAAAAGTAAGTTGAGGATTCAAACAAGAGGTGATGGAAAATTGCAAGGTTCGATCGAAAATCCACAATACACTCAGATCCATACAACTTTAGATGATGGATGGGATGCTGAGGTTCCCGAAGAAGAGCTTAGTTGGAAACCTCTCCCAATGAGTTCTAAACCTTTCCAAATTCAAATGGAAAATGGTAAGATTGAAAAACTTATTCTTAACAGAGACTTAAACAACTGGGAAGCCAATATGATCAAGAGTATTGTAAGTTTGTTCCAACTTAACACCAACGGAGAAAATACTCTTCCTAGCCCACTCAACAGCTTACCGGAACATGGCTCAAACTCTGGTGTTTTCTTAACTATGGAAGATACCATTTTAGGAGAAACTGAGACTTTATATAAGATTAGACCTGTTCCCGAGCACACATTACTTTCTAATGAAAAAGAAGCCCGATTTGTTGAATTGAAACAAAAGAGACAACAAAACGGAGACCTCATTGAAGTTATTAAGCATGAAGATTTTACAAACAACCGTGAACTTCCCGCCTACGTCTATGGATTTGGTGACTATTTACTTCCTAACAAAGCTGCAACCAACCAAATGGGAACTTACTTTAGCAGAGATTCTAGCAGCCGCGCTATTCTTGCTGGTAACTTGAATCATCACGACGTATTGTTTACTAGTACAAAAAACACTATTCTGATTAGCCCATCAGTCAATGACGAACAAAAAGGCGCCGTTTACAGTTACTTAGAAGCTACAATGGAGGATGTAAAATCTGGCACACAAAAAATTGGAGAAGTTAATCAAGCTGTACACTTGGAAAATCTCGTATATTCATATAACCAACCCTTTTCAAAGGATAACCACGTTGAAGGAGATGAAAACCAAAACCAAAGAAACCAAAGAACCAGCGATGCTTATAGATACAGCTCTGGAGAAGAAGAATATGAAGATCGTGATTCCTATAAAAGATTATCTCATCGTCGCTACCAACGCTCTCTTGCTAAGAAATATGGACCTAAAAATGACAACTCTGAAGAAAACCTACAAAATCAACCCAGAATTAACGAAGCCCCTGAAAGTCCTTTATTAACGTTAACTACTGGATACAAAGGAATGTCAATTAAAAATTCAGTTAACGTAGTCAAGGAAGCAGAAAagcttattaaaaaaattgcCAGCGATCTCCAAGACCAAGAAAAAGATCACCATGAAAAAACATTGGAACGTTTTGTCAATCTTGAAACTCTAATGCGCCTCATGAATTTCGATGAACTCAAACAAGTATCCGACAAAGTTATGAGGCAATCTCGCAACGCTCAAGAAGCAGCTACCTCAGCTGTTACTAGAGACGTTATTGCTCAAACTGGAACTGGTCCAGCTCTATTGGTTATCCAAGAATGGATCCAAGAAGGTAAAATTGAAGGTGAGGAAGCCAGTCAAGTTGTTATCGTTGCTTTTAGCTCAGTTCGTCTACCAACTATGGAACACTTGAGAACAGCCTTCAAACTAGTTAAACACCAAAAAGTTGAAGATCAATTCCCTCTTAACAACACCGCTTTAACTGGATTTACCGATCTGCTCAGAAAAGCTGTTATACAGAAAAACGTTGCCAAATCTGAATACCCTGTAAATAGTTTTGGTCGTTTCCGTACTGAAGAATCAAAACAATTTGTAAGAGAAGAAGTTATGCcatatcttaaagaaaaacttCAAAAGGCTGTACAAAGAGCAGAAACCCACAGAATCCATGCATATATCCGTGCTGTTGGAAATCTACCAGATCCAAGAATTCTAGAGATCTTTGAACCATTCTTGGAAGGAAAACAACAATCCTCTCAATTCCAACGCTTGCTAATGGTTTTAGCTATGGGAAAGCTAACTGAAACTCATCCAGAAGATGCCCTTGCTGTATTCTTCAGGATATACCAAAATCCTGCTGAACATCAAGCCGTAAGAATTGCTGCTGTATTCCACATAATGCGTAGCCGACCAACACCACAAATTCTTCAAGTTATGGCATCCAATACTAACAATGAAGATAACGACTACGTCAACGCTGTTGTCAAGCAGTCCATTGAAGAACTCACTGAATTGGAAGCACCTGAGTTTGCATATAT TCGCTCTATAGCCAAAGGAGCACAACCTCTTCTTACGGATAAAGAATTCCCTGCACAATTTGGTGGTAATTACATTCGCGATTACGTTATTGAGGAATTAAACACTTTATACAAAACATCAACGCAAATCATTCCTAGTAAAGACGAATATGTTCCTAAAGGATTCAGATACACCATGAGAGCCAACTTCAACGGATTATACCAAAAGCTAATCAACATGCAAGCCATTGTTTCTAGCGTTGACGACTTAATGGCAGTTGCCTACCAAAAAACACAGAGTTTTGCCGAACAACAACAACAACAGCAACAACGTGCTCAAGAACAACTTAATAATCCTTGGTCAAgtcaaaatattgcaaaattgttGAACCTTAAAGCTGAAGAACGTGAGCAACTCGAAGCTTACTGGTATTTGGAACTACGTGGTACTCCCGTTGGTATGTATGGTTTTGATAACACAACCATGAACCAGTTGCCTAAAC TTCTTAGCACAATGGAATCCGCAATGAGCAAAGGCAAACAAATCAACCTGTTCAAACTTATCAATGACCAGGAAATGGCCATAGCTGTCCCTACCGCAATGGGTATTCCTTTCTTATATACTTACGATTCTCCAATGCTCGTTAAGGTTCAAGGACAAGTTGGAGGGCAAGTTAAACCACAACTAGTCCAAAACCAAAAAATTCAGACCCCAGAAAATATTCAACTTCAAGCTACAATCAGAGCCACCGTATCTGGAAAAACACAAGGGCGCGTGACTGTCATTGTTCCATTCGAACGTGAGCAATACATCTCTGGTTATGACAAACACTGGGAAGCAAACACCCCCAAGCTCAGCATTCAATTAAATGTCAACTTGGAAAAGCAAGAAGTTAAAGCTGAGGTTGAACTCAAACCCGAAGGCAAAGAAGGCAAAGTTAAATTCTTGCATTTCCGTTCTTGGCCATACACTGCTAAATCTGATGTGACTGACTTAGAACCTCTTTCCGCTCAAAAGAGCACTAGAGAAATTGTGCCTGATAACATGCACGCTTTCAAAACTACTGTAGGACAAAAATCAGTTGGACTTGCACTAGAAGTAGAAGTTAAACATGAAAGAAAATTCATTCATTCTGAACTAATTAATcgtttgttttcacaaaatggaGTTATTGATGGAGCGAAGGCATTATGGGATGTAAATATTCTCCAAAGCAGTGAAATTAACGTTAACTTGGATGCTGAGCAATCATCAGTACGCAAAATCATTCTTCGGTCTCGTTACGATCAAGATTACCAACAAAAAGGTGAGTCGCCTAAATCTGAATACAGATTAAACGAAAAAATGAGTCAATCGCAGAGACAACAAGAAATTATGGATGCAGTTGCATCTGGAATTAATAGTGTATCAGTTAATTCTTTGGACACAATCATTGAACTTAAAGGTGAAAAAACCATTCAGTACCTCTTGACTGGAGCAGTAGCAAAGAGTAATGTTGATCCTAAATCTAATGTAAGGATATGTTTCAAGAGATCTTCACAAGACAAAGAATTGAAGGACTACGAAGCTCATTTCGTATCCGAAAGTATGATTCCCAACACAAATGCCCTTGATCTCCAATACTCACTGTCCAAAAATGAACCTAAAATTGACACCAAGATGCAACTTGTTTTTGGACCTTCTAAAGAAAGCAAAAAATCTAAAATCGTGGCTGAAATTAAACATAGAAGAAGTGAAGAGCGCAAACAATATTTGAAGGAACTTCCACTATACGAACAATGCAAACAGGAAATGAAAGAGTCCAACAAACAACTCTTCTCATGCACCAACCTCACCATGGATTCAAACTTACTCGATCGTATTGAAGTTAAACTCCAATCTCAAAACCTAAAACCTGAATTGTTAGAAGCCATCGAAATGACATATGAGGCTGCTCGTTTTGAATTACTCCCAAGCctacaaattaaaaacaaacaacAATCTGTACAGCCCAACAGTGCTGAAATGGACATCAAATTCCACCCAGATCTCTCCTTTGTTAATGTTACAGTCAGGACCCAAAACCAAAAGGTATCCGCTAAAAACATAGAAGTTAATGATAACGTCAGAATCATAGCAGTTGCCCATCCAGTTTTCAACCTTCGCGACAGAGTACTCTCAAAACTCTTAGGAGGCGATACTTTCAgag ATTTCTGTACTGTTGACCGATCTGCAGTAAACACCTTCAGCAACAGAACCTACGATGCTGAACTGTCTAACAAATGGACTGTAATGGCTCAATACATTCCTAAACTACCTCGTCAAAGTGGCcaacaacaaccacaagaatCTGCTCATAAACAATtacaaaaccaacttgaaaactATGTAGTCCTTGTACGCCAAAGCAAGCAATCCGGTAAGAAAGAGCTACAAATCGTTCTCAGTAGCCCTCGCAGCGATTTTGAAACCATCAGTATTCTATTGGAACCAAACCAAGGACAACAATCTAAAGCACGAGTTAGCGTCAACGGACAAAAGATCCAAGTAAACGACAAGCAAAGTAATGACATTAAAGACGGATACATTCAAATTTATGAACTCCCTAACGGAGAAGTTAAGGCTGAAATTGATGGAGTTTTCTACGTCATCTATGATGGAGAACGTGTAAGAATGACAGCTGTAAATGGAAAAATGAAGAACGCTATTCGTGGTATTTGTGGACAGTTTAACGATCAAGACTCTGAAGATTTCTTAACATCAGAAACCTGCATTGCCCGCAAACCACACAAGTTTGTCAAGAGCTTCGAAGTTGAAGGTGATGAAGGAAAGCAAGTCAGAAAAGAATTTGCAGGAAGCAGCAGCCAGTGCGTTGAAATGCAAGTTCCTTTGTACATTAACGTTATTACTGACGAAAACGCTAGACGCAATTCCCAAGACAGATCTAGCAAGAATTCCCAATATTACTCCGGCAAGTCTTCTTATAGAGGAAGTTCTAGAGTAAGTTCTAGAGGAAGTTCTAGAGACTCCTCTGAAAAAGGAAGCGAAGAAGATAACGATTGTTTGTTCCATCAAACCAGGTACGTCTTCCAAGGAGGAAAAATTTGCTTCAGTACCAAACCTCTGCCTTCATGCAGAAGCCATTGCCAACCTCGTGATCAAAGAAAGAAGTCTGTAGGTGTACACTGTATCCAAAAGAGCGACGTAGCCATGTTGTGGAAGAAGCAAGTCGACAAAGGAAATTCTCCTGACTTCAGTCAGAAGAAGGAACACACAACTTTGAAATTCGAAGTACCTGAAAGTTGTTCCGCTTAA